In the Gossypium raimondii isolate GPD5lz chromosome 9, ASM2569854v1, whole genome shotgun sequence genome, one interval contains:
- the LOC105797556 gene encoding uncharacterized protein LOC105797556, with the protein MVAIEYERCVRFEDGLRDILRVLIAPQRERDFAALVDKAKITEEVKHTERQNCDRERGRNKSDLEPSSSVLRPKKKARVDRPMRVGAPIVGTEQLLCTSCSRRHHRKCWKRTRECLRCDSLENHIIECPRRSDQMQAMDIGSTHSYIACTVSENLGILVESNTSEVTILSSLEQSIRVNKLFRDVPLEVQGVIFLAGPMELPFEEFDLILGMDWLVKHRVSLDCVSKRVVLRTAEDSMVVVIRERQNYLLNVISVLRAEKLVHKGCEAYLAYISVPDSRATSVKHIRIVKEFPNVFPE; encoded by the exons ATGGTAGCGATTGAGTACGAGCGATGTGTTCGCTTCGAGGATGGCCTTAGGGATATTTTGAGGGTTCTGATAGCTCCACAGAGGGAGCGAGATTTTGCTGCTTTGGTTGATAAGGCGAAGATCACCGAGGAAGTGAAGCACACTGAGCGCCAGAATTGTGACAGAGAGAGAGGTAGGAATAAGAGTGATTTGGAGCCCTCGAGTTCTGTTCTGAGGCCTAAGAAAAAGGCCAGAGTTGATAGGCCGATGAGAGTTGGGGCTCCCATTGTTGGTACCGAACAGCTATTGTGTACTAGCTGTAGTAGGCGTCATCATCGCAAGTGTTGGAAAAGAACTAGGGAATGTTTGAGGTGTGATTCTCTAGAGAACCATATTATAGAGTGCCCACGAAGGTCCGATCAGATGCAAGCTATGG atataggatccacTCACTCCTATATAGCTTGTACCGTATCTGAAAACTTGGGTATATTGGTTGAGAGCAATACGAGTGAGGTCACTATACTGAGTTCGTTGGAGCAGTCAATAAGGGTTAACAAACTGTTTAGAGATGTTCCTCTAGAGGTTCAAGGAGTTATCTTTTTGGCTGGTCCGATGGAACTGCCTTTTGAGGAATTTGATCTGATACTGGGAATGGACTGGTTGGTTAAACACCGAGTAAGCTTAGATTGTGTCTCAAAAAGGGTTGTACTGAGAACTGCGGAAGACAGCATGGTAGTCGTAATTAGAGAGCGACAGAACTACTTATTGAATGTGATTTCTGTATTGAGGGCCGAAAAGTTGGTTCAtaagggatgtgaggcgtaTCTGGCTTACATCAGTGTTCCAGATTCTAGGGCCACTTCGGTTAAGCATATCAGGATAGTTAAGGAGTTTCCAAATGTTTTTCCTGAATAG